In Nakamurella antarctica, the following are encoded in one genomic region:
- a CDS encoding DUF6928 family protein: MGSKFEILAFSAQLPRLDLAYRPLGTEQVARSTAEQVFPGRIGAAKGTVSLIQACAGVPNTICAGTFGETSLIVGTDVTDLVDLPGSTAVVAGGRSTTRLMSSSIVDAVALEAWAAGGAVIRELLLTPAAGVVIDEGTQSHFEAPFWAGEYGSDCDLEAELPFKLSDFGAEALRTYFGFAIGGPPHSDDIPADQIMVYAFTLAPQQAGATLLGVADPTELASEDTTAHPRIGDRATAAETEPRAPGWWRRLLATFLGQR; the protein is encoded by the coding sequence GTGGGTTCGAAGTTTGAGATTCTCGCGTTTTCTGCGCAACTGCCGCGCCTGGATCTGGCTTACCGCCCCCTCGGCACCGAGCAAGTCGCGCGCAGCACTGCGGAGCAGGTCTTCCCGGGAAGGATAGGCGCTGCGAAAGGCACCGTTTCGTTGATCCAAGCGTGTGCAGGAGTGCCAAACACGATCTGTGCAGGGACGTTCGGTGAAACATCGTTGATCGTGGGTACCGATGTCACGGATTTAGTCGATCTGCCGGGATCTACTGCCGTGGTCGCGGGTGGCCGGTCTACCACCAGGTTAATGTCCAGCAGCATCGTTGATGCTGTGGCGCTGGAGGCATGGGCTGCGGGCGGCGCCGTCATTCGAGAGCTTCTTCTTACCCCGGCAGCAGGCGTGGTTATCGACGAAGGCACACAGTCACACTTTGAGGCCCCGTTTTGGGCGGGAGAATACGGCTCCGATTGCGATCTCGAGGCCGAGCTACCTTTCAAGCTCAGTGACTTTGGCGCTGAAGCACTCCGAACCTACTTCGGATTCGCAATCGGCGGGCCACCCCATAGTGACGATATTCCAGCTGATCAGATAATGGTGTACGCATTCACCCTCGCGCCGCAGCAAGCTGGGGCCACATTGTTGGGAGTGGCAGATCCCACGGAACTGGCCAGTGAAGATACAACTGCTCACCCGCGGATCGGCGACAGAGCCACCGCTGCTGAGACAGAGCCGCGGGCGCCGGGATGGTGGCGCCGGTTGCTTGCTACTTTCTTGGGGCAACGATAG
- a CDS encoding bifunctional 3,4-dihydroxy-2-butanone-4-phosphate synthase/GTP cyclohydrolase II, giving the protein MSTPESRGQTISERASTAAGFDSIEHGISEILAGRAVVVVDDEDRENEGDLIFAAELATPQLVAFTVRYSSGVICVPLDAADCDRLELSPMTRVNTDPKQTAYTISVDSKIGVSTGISASDRAQTIRALADPATQASDLSRPGHVFPLRSREGGVLTRPGHTEAAIDLAALAGLRPACAIAEIVNDDGSMARLPELRIFAEVHKLALISIADLIAYRLRTEVQVEEVANARLPLPQGEFRAVGFLSKVTGKELIALVHGEIGDGEDVLVRVHSECLTGDVLGSLRCDCGPQLHAALDAVAAQGRGVVLYIRGHEGRGIGLLQKLRAYELQDNGADTVDANLQLGLPADSREYGSGAQVLAALGIRSMRLLTNNPAKRAGLEGYGLRIVERVALPVHANPENIRYLTTKRDRMGHDFLDLDEPDELWLASSDLPEATTVAHSPLTPKERI; this is encoded by the coding sequence ATGAGCACACCAGAATCAAGGGGCCAAACAATTTCCGAGCGCGCCTCGACAGCGGCTGGCTTCGACTCGATCGAGCACGGGATCAGCGAAATTCTTGCTGGGCGAGCCGTGGTGGTGGTGGACGATGAGGACCGCGAGAACGAAGGTGACCTCATCTTCGCCGCCGAATTAGCGACGCCGCAGCTGGTCGCATTTACCGTCAGGTACTCCTCCGGGGTGATCTGCGTGCCTCTCGACGCAGCCGATTGTGACCGTTTGGAACTCTCCCCGATGACACGGGTCAACACCGACCCTAAACAAACCGCTTACACCATCTCGGTGGACAGCAAGATCGGTGTGAGCACGGGTATCTCTGCATCGGATAGGGCGCAAACCATTCGCGCGCTGGCAGACCCAGCTACGCAGGCATCTGACCTGAGCAGGCCAGGGCATGTGTTTCCCCTGCGTTCCCGCGAGGGCGGCGTGCTCACGAGACCGGGACACACGGAAGCTGCGATCGATCTGGCAGCTCTCGCTGGCCTGCGACCTGCGTGTGCGATCGCTGAAATCGTCAACGACGACGGCTCGATGGCCAGGCTGCCCGAGCTTCGTATTTTTGCCGAGGTGCACAAACTGGCGCTGATTTCCATTGCCGACTTGATTGCCTATCGGCTCCGTACCGAAGTGCAGGTGGAGGAAGTAGCCAACGCGCGGCTTCCGCTGCCGCAGGGGGAATTTCGGGCCGTCGGCTTTCTCAGCAAAGTGACCGGTAAGGAACTTATTGCTTTGGTCCACGGGGAGATCGGCGACGGGGAGGATGTGCTCGTCCGTGTGCACTCCGAATGTTTGACGGGCGACGTGCTGGGATCGCTGCGATGCGACTGCGGCCCCCAGCTCCATGCGGCGTTGGATGCGGTAGCCGCCCAAGGTCGGGGTGTCGTTCTGTACATCAGAGGGCACGAAGGCCGAGGTATTGGGCTTTTGCAAAAACTACGCGCCTACGAGTTGCAAGATAACGGCGCCGACACAGTAGATGCCAACTTGCAACTCGGCCTACCCGCTGATAGCCGAGAGTATGGCTCTGGCGCCCAGGTCCTGGCCGCATTAGGGATTCGCTCCATGCGCTTGCTTACCAACAATCCTGCCAAGCGTGCAGGGCTCGAAGGGTACGGGTTGCGAATTGTTGAGCGGGTGGCTTTGCCCGTCCACGCCAACCCGGAGAACATCCGCTATCTCACCACTAAGCGAGACCGCATGGGACACGACTTTCTCGACCTGGACGAGCCAGACGAGCTGTGGTTGGCCTCTTCGGACCTTCCGGAAGCAACCACTGTGGCCCACTCACCTCTGACCCCGAAGGAGCGCATATGA
- the ligA gene encoding NAD-dependent DNA ligase LigA produces MSEDKQQPESAAAQVEAARRHAELADQISRHQFRYYVLDSPVVTDGEFDVLLNELAALERDWPALLTSNSPSQRVGGDFSTEFGSVEHAERMLSLDNAFSPEELAAWLERVARDAGGRVRWLTEVKIDGLAINLTYRHGKLVRAATRGDGQTGEDVTLNVRTIAEIPEQLRDDGGHDIPELVEVRGEIFFPLHAFAELNAQLVAAGKAPFANPRNSAAGSLRQKDPRITKTRKLSMLCHGIGARQGFEIESQSQAYERLRAWGLPISPHNLVVDTPAEVLQRVAYWGDHRHDVIHDIDGLVVKVDEIATQRRLGSTSRAPRWAIAYKYPPEEATTTLRDIAVNVGRTGRVTPFAVLEPVLVAGSTVSMATLHNASEVVRKGVLIGDTVVIRKAGDVIPEVLGPVADLRDGSERAFVMPTQCPECGTELKPMKEGDVDIRCPNARSCPAQLRERLYHLAGRGAFDIEGMGYEAAAALLKAGVVQDESDIFALTEADLIVAPLFRTKAGALSATGTKLLKNLEIQKQQPLWRVIVALSIRHVGPTAARALAQHFGRLAPDEGLAQLRLAGSDRSSEIVNGPDGLAGTPDDRGIAEVRGEATELLPVRSASIAEARESELAAVDGVGPTIAAAVVEWFGIGWHRAIINKWAAAGVRMQDEVTERAEQTLAGLSVVVTGSLITYSRDEAKAALLERGAKAAGSVSNKTAFVVVGTDPGSKYDKAIALKVPILDDAGFTVLLKDGPAAALKLARIGDQEAPAG; encoded by the coding sequence GTGAGTGAAGATAAACAGCAGCCAGAGTCAGCTGCGGCGCAGGTCGAGGCCGCACGCCGGCATGCCGAGCTAGCGGACCAAATTTCGCGCCATCAGTTCCGCTACTACGTACTTGATTCCCCGGTCGTTACAGATGGCGAATTCGACGTACTGCTCAATGAGTTGGCTGCCTTGGAGCGTGACTGGCCCGCCCTGCTTACCTCCAACTCGCCCTCGCAAAGAGTCGGCGGCGATTTTTCAACAGAATTTGGCTCGGTCGAACATGCTGAGCGAATGCTCTCGCTGGACAATGCGTTTTCACCCGAGGAACTGGCAGCTTGGCTCGAGCGCGTCGCTCGGGACGCCGGTGGCCGCGTCCGATGGCTGACCGAAGTGAAGATCGACGGGCTCGCCATCAACCTCACCTACCGACACGGCAAGTTGGTTCGAGCTGCCACCCGCGGCGACGGCCAGACGGGGGAGGACGTCACGCTGAACGTGCGGACAATTGCCGAAATCCCAGAGCAGCTTCGAGATGACGGTGGCCACGATATTCCCGAATTGGTCGAGGTTCGTGGCGAGATTTTTTTCCCGCTGCACGCCTTTGCAGAACTGAATGCCCAGCTGGTCGCTGCGGGGAAAGCCCCGTTTGCGAATCCCCGAAATTCTGCAGCCGGATCGTTGCGGCAAAAGGATCCTCGCATCACCAAAACCCGCAAACTCTCAATGCTGTGCCATGGCATCGGCGCGCGGCAGGGGTTCGAAATTGAATCGCAGTCGCAGGCTTACGAGCGGCTGCGGGCGTGGGGTTTGCCTATTTCTCCGCACAACCTGGTGGTCGACACTCCAGCCGAAGTGCTGCAACGGGTGGCCTACTGGGGCGACCACCGGCACGACGTCATCCACGATATAGACGGGCTTGTAGTCAAGGTAGATGAGATCGCGACCCAGCGACGCCTTGGTTCAACATCGCGGGCGCCGCGGTGGGCAATTGCCTACAAGTACCCGCCGGAGGAAGCCACGACCACACTCCGCGATATCGCGGTGAACGTGGGCCGTACGGGCAGAGTCACCCCGTTCGCAGTCTTGGAACCGGTACTGGTTGCTGGTTCAACGGTAAGCATGGCGACGTTGCACAACGCCAGCGAAGTAGTGCGCAAAGGAGTACTGATCGGAGACACCGTCGTCATTCGGAAGGCCGGCGACGTCATTCCCGAGGTTTTGGGACCAGTTGCAGACCTTCGAGACGGTTCGGAGCGGGCCTTTGTGATGCCCACCCAATGCCCGGAATGCGGCACAGAACTCAAACCAATGAAAGAGGGCGACGTAGATATCCGCTGCCCCAATGCCCGAAGTTGTCCGGCGCAGCTCAGAGAACGCCTTTACCACCTGGCGGGGCGGGGGGCCTTCGATATTGAGGGAATGGGCTACGAAGCCGCAGCAGCGTTATTGAAGGCGGGCGTCGTCCAAGACGAAAGCGATATTTTTGCGTTGACCGAAGCGGACCTCATCGTAGCGCCGCTGTTTCGCACGAAGGCGGGCGCGCTGTCAGCTACCGGGACAAAATTGCTCAAGAACCTGGAAATCCAAAAACAGCAACCCCTCTGGCGGGTAATCGTTGCGCTTTCTATCCGCCATGTAGGACCCACCGCAGCTCGTGCTCTCGCCCAGCACTTTGGGCGACTGGCTCCAGACGAAGGACTCGCGCAGCTGCGGCTGGCCGGCTCAGATCGGTCTAGCGAGATTGTGAATGGGCCTGATGGATTGGCTGGCACTCCGGATGACCGCGGGATAGCGGAGGTTCGAGGCGAAGCCACGGAGCTACTTCCTGTGCGGTCAGCCTCGATTGCCGAAGCGAGAGAGTCGGAGCTTGCCGCCGTCGACGGAGTAGGCCCGACGATTGCAGCGGCAGTCGTGGAGTGGTTCGGAATCGGATGGCATCGCGCCATTATCAACAAATGGGCCGCAGCCGGCGTCCGCATGCAGGACGAGGTCACAGAGCGGGCCGAACAAACTTTGGCTGGCCTGTCGGTGGTAGTGACCGGCTCTTTGATCACTTACAGCAGAGACGAAGCCAAAGCCGCATTACTCGAACGCGGCGCGAAGGCCGCGGGGTCAGTTTCCAACAAAACGGCGTTCGTCGTGGTGGGCACCGATCCGGGGTCGAAATATGACAAGGCGATCGCCTTGAAGGTGCCGATACTGGACGATGCAGGTTTCACGGTTCTCCTGAAAGACGGTCCGGCGGCGGCTCTGAAGCTGGCGAGAATCGGTGACCAGGAGGCGCCCGCGGGGTGA
- the ribH gene encoding 6,7-dimethyl-8-ribityllumazine synthase, protein MSGEGRPALAIPNASGIKVAIAVAQWHGEITDQLLTRALAVALEAGTATPTVVRVAGSVELPVVVQQLASNHDAVVALGLVVRGGTPHFEYVCDAVTYGLTRVGLDTGVPVGNGVLTVNSLQQAIDRAGGVDAAEDKGAESMVAALATALTLRELRAPAARVGF, encoded by the coding sequence ATGAGCGGCGAAGGACGTCCGGCGCTAGCTATCCCGAACGCGAGCGGCATCAAAGTGGCGATCGCTGTCGCCCAGTGGCACGGCGAGATCACGGACCAGTTGCTTACCCGCGCACTGGCGGTCGCTCTCGAAGCCGGCACAGCGACTCCGACTGTGGTGCGCGTCGCAGGCTCGGTCGAACTCCCAGTGGTGGTGCAACAGTTGGCGTCCAACCACGATGCGGTGGTGGCTTTGGGCCTCGTCGTGCGCGGTGGGACGCCACATTTTGAGTACGTGTGCGACGCGGTCACCTATGGTCTGACGCGCGTGGGTCTGGATACCGGCGTGCCAGTGGGAAACGGAGTACTCACGGTGAATTCGCTTCAGCAGGCGATCGACCGAGCGGGCGGCGTGGACGCCGCCGAGGATAAGGGCGCTGAATCGATGGTGGCAGCCCTTGCGACAGCACTGACCCTTCGCGAACTTCGCGCGCCTGCGGCACGAGTGGGATTTTAA
- a CDS encoding PH domain-containing protein, whose protein sequence is MTTTNNPVLLTVRPRKITYFAGVGAAIVVAVTAVVGVTLRSDTTGVYFRTADAVSMIVLGLLFAGGMMLVARPRLRVYADVVKVRNIFGEKTIEWPLIHRVAFPEGSQYSQLELADDEMVAVMAIQAMDKERAVAALQQFRALFKQYGSPPPVVSPEAAARRVAAPDPHRPLGRLEQIDLQRAAEGKTKKRFGGR, encoded by the coding sequence ATGACTACGACAAACAACCCCGTACTACTGACCGTACGGCCCCGCAAAATCACCTACTTTGCAGGTGTAGGCGCTGCGATCGTCGTCGCTGTCACCGCTGTGGTTGGTGTGACGCTACGGTCGGACACCACCGGCGTCTATTTCCGTACTGCGGACGCGGTTTCCATGATCGTGTTGGGATTACTGTTCGCCGGCGGGATGATGCTGGTCGCTAGGCCCCGTTTGCGGGTGTACGCCGATGTCGTCAAAGTCCGAAATATTTTTGGTGAGAAAACCATTGAATGGCCGTTGATTCACCGGGTGGCTTTCCCCGAGGGGTCGCAGTACTCGCAACTGGAGCTCGCCGACGACGAGATGGTGGCCGTCATGGCGATTCAAGCAATGGATAAGGAGCGAGCAGTCGCAGCGCTTCAACAGTTCCGCGCACTCTTTAAACAATATGGCTCGCCGCCGCCGGTGGTTTCTCCTGAGGCAGCCGCACGAAGAGTGGCAGCGCCAGACCCCCACCGGCCGCTCGGTCGACTGGAGCAAATTGACCTGCAACGGGCTGCCGAGGGAAAGACTAAGAAGCGATTCGGTGGTCGCTGA
- a CDS encoding riboflavin synthase: MFTGIVEERGEIIALAVAADGKDARITVRGPLVTTDAGHGDSIAVSGVCLTVVDQSEGTFTADVMAETLIRTTVGALKAGDFVNLERSVTAATRLGGHVVQGHVDGIGQIMSHVHFEAYDEIRISVPVALGKYIASKGSIAVDGISLTVIDVADTARGSEFTVGIIPETREATTLGRHGVAALVNIEVDVMAKYVERLLTAHPGLAEPLVASVVDEDVHRNQTTS; this comes from the coding sequence ATGTTCACGGGAATCGTCGAAGAACGTGGCGAAATCATTGCACTGGCAGTTGCCGCCGACGGCAAGGATGCACGGATCACCGTGCGCGGCCCGCTGGTGACAACCGATGCGGGACACGGGGACTCCATCGCGGTGTCCGGTGTGTGCCTCACGGTGGTGGATCAGTCCGAAGGTACCTTCACCGCTGACGTAATGGCGGAGACACTGATCCGGACCACAGTCGGAGCTCTGAAAGCGGGCGATTTCGTGAACCTGGAGCGATCGGTTACTGCAGCGACCAGGCTTGGCGGGCACGTCGTGCAAGGCCACGTCGATGGCATCGGGCAGATCATGTCTCATGTTCACTTCGAGGCCTATGACGAAATCCGGATTAGCGTTCCGGTGGCGCTCGGCAAATATATTGCGAGCAAAGGATCGATCGCGGTGGACGGGATTTCGCTCACGGTCATTGATGTCGCGGACACCGCACGCGGATCCGAGTTCACGGTTGGCATCATCCCGGAAACACGAGAGGCTACTACTCTGGGACGTCATGGGGTGGCGGCGCTGGTCAATATTGAGGTTGATGTGATGGCCAAGTATGTCGAGCGCTTATTGACCGCCCATCCTGGGCTCGCTGAGCCGCTAGTCGCGTCGGTCGTCGACGAGGACGTACACAGAAACCAGACCACATCATGA
- the fmt gene encoding methionyl-tRNA formyltransferase, with protein sequence MRIIFAGTPEAAVPALLALMSSAHQVIAVVTRPPARSGRGRTLIQSPVAAAAEELNLPILTPTSASDPEFLAQLVALAPDAAAIVAYGALLPPAILTVPTHGWINLHFSLLPAWRGAAPVYAAIRYGDELTGATTFRLEAGLDTGPVFGTVIESIHPSDTAGALLDRIAVSGAQLLVHTLDGIDNNSLVPVPQPFDGVSHVGKVSVADAEIDWCVPAFAIERLIRALTPEPGAWTTFRGQRLGVGTAQVLDGSAPELRPGELQISKREVLVGSSSGVLRLGFVQPQGKNVMGAADWARGVRPREGEAFASVQEKIAMRNETIESNEINEAN encoded by the coding sequence CTGCGCATCATCTTCGCCGGAACTCCCGAGGCAGCGGTACCTGCGCTGCTCGCGCTGATGAGCTCCGCGCACCAGGTGATCGCGGTGGTGACGCGTCCGCCGGCTCGGTCTGGCCGCGGAAGGACTCTCATCCAGAGCCCGGTCGCCGCTGCTGCCGAGGAACTCAATCTTCCTATCCTCACCCCGACATCTGCGAGCGACCCTGAGTTCCTCGCGCAATTAGTCGCGCTAGCGCCTGACGCGGCCGCAATTGTGGCCTATGGAGCACTTCTCCCGCCGGCGATTTTGACAGTACCCACTCACGGGTGGATCAACCTGCACTTCTCGTTGCTGCCCGCATGGCGCGGCGCCGCGCCGGTGTACGCAGCGATTCGCTACGGCGACGAATTGACGGGAGCCACGACGTTTCGACTCGAAGCTGGATTGGATACTGGTCCGGTGTTTGGCACTGTGATCGAGTCAATTCATCCGTCGGACACCGCCGGCGCTCTTCTCGATCGGATCGCGGTATCCGGGGCGCAGTTGCTGGTACACACCCTGGACGGAATCGACAACAATTCGTTGGTTCCGGTTCCGCAACCGTTCGATGGCGTAAGCCACGTGGGCAAAGTGAGCGTCGCCGATGCTGAGATCGACTGGTGTGTTCCCGCTTTTGCGATAGAGCGATTGATTCGCGCACTCACTCCGGAGCCCGGCGCGTGGACTACTTTCCGCGGGCAACGGCTGGGAGTTGGGACGGCCCAGGTCCTCGATGGATCGGCCCCGGAATTACGCCCCGGCGAGCTGCAGATCTCCAAACGAGAAGTGCTGGTAGGCAGCAGTTCTGGCGTTTTAAGACTCGGTTTCGTTCAGCCTCAGGGTAAGAACGTGATGGGTGCGGCGGATTGGGCGCGAGGCGTCCGGCCACGCGAAGGCGAAGCCTTCGCGTCTGTTCAAGAAAAGATAGCCATGAGGAATGAGACCATCGAGTCCAACGAGATCAACGAGGCGAACTAA
- a CDS encoding DUF1844 domain-containing protein, whose protein sequence is MPLDHSHRGDVRDLADIQAVEVISRAAVMLMSAAAEQLGLSSPDPDNPAHRDLDEARHLITALAGLVNAAAPDLGPHAAAFRDGLAGLQGAFREYSLYPDEPGSGPGETRRR, encoded by the coding sequence ATCCCTCTTGATCACAGCCACCGCGGCGACGTTCGCGACCTTGCCGATATTCAAGCAGTGGAGGTAATTTCGCGGGCTGCTGTGATGTTGATGAGCGCAGCTGCAGAACAGTTAGGACTTTCTTCTCCAGACCCCGACAATCCTGCTCATCGGGATTTGGACGAGGCCCGGCATCTCATTACCGCTCTTGCCGGTTTGGTCAATGCAGCAGCACCAGACCTGGGGCCACACGCTGCGGCCTTCCGGGATGGACTAGCGGGGCTTCAAGGCGCGTTTCGCGAGTACTCGCTCTACCCAGACGAGCCCGGATCCGGGCCCGGCGAGACACGCCGACGCTAA
- the rpe gene encoding ribulose-phosphate 3-epimerase gives MIAPSILSADFAKLGVEAESVRGADWLHVDVMDNHFVPNLTLGLPVVKSLLAATDIPLDCHLMIDDPDRWAPAYAEAGAYNVTFHAEAASNAVATAKNLRAAGAKAGLALKPGTSLADWAEILPHFDTLLVMTVEPGFGGQSFISEMVPKIALARHLVDTGHLTIVVQVDGGIAAHTIEAAAEAGADCFVAGSAVFGAQNPALAVAQLRQIAQAAKIP, from the coding sequence CTGATTGCCCCCTCCATCCTGTCGGCTGACTTCGCCAAACTCGGCGTGGAAGCAGAGTCGGTGCGGGGGGCCGATTGGCTGCATGTGGACGTGATGGACAACCATTTCGTGCCTAACCTGACGCTGGGATTACCGGTAGTGAAGTCTCTGCTCGCCGCCACGGATATCCCATTGGACTGTCACCTCATGATCGATGATCCGGATCGCTGGGCTCCGGCCTACGCCGAGGCCGGAGCGTACAACGTCACCTTTCACGCGGAAGCGGCGTCGAATGCGGTTGCCACTGCGAAAAACCTTCGAGCAGCGGGCGCGAAGGCGGGCCTTGCTCTGAAGCCGGGGACATCCCTGGCGGACTGGGCTGAAATTTTGCCCCATTTCGACACGCTTTTGGTGATGACAGTGGAACCGGGCTTCGGCGGCCAGTCTTTTATTTCTGAAATGGTGCCCAAAATTGCGTTGGCGCGGCACTTGGTGGATACCGGGCACCTCACAATCGTGGTCCAGGTCGACGGGGGTATCGCGGCACACACCATCGAGGCCGCAGCAGAGGCGGGTGCTGATTGCTTTGTCGCCGGCTCCGCGGTATTCGGCGCCCAGAACCCGGCGCTAGCGGTGGCCCAACTGCGCCAGATTGCCCAGGCTGCCAAGATTCCTTAA
- the rpmI gene encoding 50S ribosomal protein L35, giving the protein MPKQKTHSGMKKRVKMTGSGKLVREQANKRHLLEVKSSTRKRRVDGMTDVAKVDVPRVKRMLGI; this is encoded by the coding sequence ATGCCTAAGCAGAAGACACATTCGGGGATGAAGAAGCGGGTCAAGATGACCGGCTCCGGCAAACTCGTTCGCGAACAGGCCAACAAGCGCCACTTGCTCGAGGTCAAGTCCTCGACCCGCAAGCGTCGTGTTGATGGCATGACCGATGTTGCCAAGGTTGATGTGCCGCGCGTCAAGCGCATGCTCGGTATCTAA
- a CDS encoding RsmB/NOP family class I SAM-dependent RNA methyltransferase, translating into MSRPIGPARKGSTRPPQRPSTQQPPTPDPARQAALDLLRAVREDGAYANLALPKILNDRRIYGRDAGLATELAYGTCRAMGLLDAILAQGSGRPLAELDGAVHDALRLGAYQLLRTRIPAHAAVSATVNLVRTGPKPGAAGFVNAVLRRVSEREEGEWVDLLAPPIATDPIGHYAMQTAHPRWIAEAINDALGAESDELLEALTADDQRPQVHLVARPGRISVADLVIESVGELARYSPYGVYLPDGDPGRLRAVATGLAGVQDEGSQLVALALINAEIEGPDSRWLDLAAGPGGKAAVIGALAAERGAQVDAIEITPHRAELVRQAVAGLPVKVHVADGRSTTLPPETYDRVLLDAPCTGLGALRRRPEARWRRSPASVAELVELQTELLISAAALVRPGGLIGYVTCSPHLAETADIVAARPAGLDLVDARPYLPGVPKLGAGPTVQLWPHRQGTDAMFLAIMRKSVR; encoded by the coding sequence ATGAGCAGACCCATCGGTCCGGCCCGTAAGGGAAGTACTCGGCCTCCGCAGCGGCCCAGCACCCAGCAGCCACCGACTCCAGACCCCGCACGGCAAGCCGCCCTCGATCTCCTCAGGGCTGTGCGCGAAGACGGGGCCTATGCCAATCTCGCGCTACCGAAGATCTTAAATGATCGGCGAATCTACGGCAGGGACGCAGGCCTGGCAACTGAACTTGCCTACGGGACCTGCCGGGCCATGGGACTGCTGGATGCCATCCTCGCGCAAGGTTCGGGGCGGCCGCTCGCCGAGTTGGATGGCGCCGTACATGATGCGTTGCGATTGGGCGCCTATCAACTCCTTCGGACGAGAATACCTGCGCACGCTGCAGTGTCGGCGACGGTGAACTTGGTTCGCACTGGGCCGAAACCTGGGGCAGCCGGATTTGTGAATGCGGTACTGCGTCGCGTCAGCGAGCGCGAAGAGGGGGAGTGGGTGGATTTGCTGGCGCCACCTATCGCGACCGACCCGATCGGCCATTACGCGATGCAAACCGCGCACCCCAGATGGATAGCAGAGGCGATCAATGACGCCCTCGGTGCTGAATCTGACGAGTTGCTCGAGGCGCTGACCGCCGACGACCAGCGACCTCAAGTTCACTTGGTGGCAAGGCCCGGGCGGATCAGTGTGGCTGACCTCGTCATAGAATCTGTCGGCGAACTCGCGCGGTATTCCCCGTACGGGGTGTACTTGCCAGACGGCGACCCCGGCCGGTTGCGAGCTGTGGCGACAGGCTTGGCCGGCGTCCAAGACGAAGGATCCCAGCTGGTGGCGCTTGCGCTCATCAACGCGGAAATTGAAGGCCCGGATAGTCGCTGGCTGGATCTGGCAGCCGGTCCCGGGGGCAAGGCGGCAGTGATCGGTGCGCTCGCTGCGGAGCGGGGCGCACAGGTGGACGCGATAGAGATCACCCCGCACCGGGCGGAATTGGTGCGGCAGGCGGTAGCCGGCCTCCCCGTGAAAGTTCACGTGGCGGACGGTCGCTCGACGACGTTGCCGCCCGAGACCTATGACCGTGTATTGCTTGATGCACCGTGCACAGGGTTGGGCGCGCTGCGACGCCGGCCCGAAGCAAGGTGGCGTCGCTCACCCGCATCGGTGGCCGAACTGGTGGAGCTGCAGACGGAACTACTGATCTCCGCGGCAGCCCTCGTCCGTCCCGGTGGCTTGATCGGATACGTCACCTGCTCACCGCATTTGGCGGAAACCGCGGATATCGTCGCAGCTAGGCCTGCAGGACTCGACCTTGTCGACGCCCGACCTTACCTGCCGGGTGTGCCCAAACTGGGTGCTGGACCGACTGTTCAACTGTGGCCACATCGACAGGGAACGGACGCCATGTTCTTGGCGATCATGCGTAAGTCTGTCCGCTGA